One Acidimicrobiales bacterium genomic window carries:
- a CDS encoding crosslink repair DNA glycosylase YcaQ family protein yields the protein MTGPTAEIEERIRAFGRSRQGLGGEGGLLGALTEVVAVYSAQPSGPLSLAARVATFDPGEFAALEQERLAVRVPAMRSSAHLVPTATVARVMAATRPPLARFAWHLEPHGYTLDDHPALRDQVRAVATTPLTSKQLQAALGWSSALVRGVVQIASMEGTVVRVGGSGLRSNAIGWVSTDAWLGRPIDAVDPDDARAWLAGEYLRAFGPARAEDFAWWTSSTKPRAAAALARVATVEVAPGLLLRADDEAAFAAVEPLPPDHVDLLPVWDAYTMGYPSTGRSRFGPPEVLDRLYDDAGNGLGVVLAGGGAVGSWNSRFVGRTMQVDMEELAPWTPAVRTRVDGRLAALAELLGAADLEVVPVAGGTRKPVGGKGNRRSYVTD from the coding sequence GTGACCGGCCCGACGGCGGAGATCGAGGAGCGCATCCGGGCGTTCGGCCGGAGCCGGCAGGGGCTCGGGGGCGAGGGTGGGTTGTTGGGGGCGTTGACCGAGGTGGTCGCGGTGTACTCGGCGCAGCCGTCGGGGCCTCTGTCGCTGGCGGCGCGGGTGGCGACGTTCGATCCGGGCGAGTTCGCCGCGCTGGAGCAGGAGCGGCTGGCCGTGCGGGTGCCGGCCATGCGGTCGTCCGCCCACCTCGTGCCGACCGCCACGGTCGCCCGGGTCATGGCGGCGACGCGGCCGCCGCTGGCCAGGTTCGCCTGGCACCTCGAGCCGCACGGCTACACCCTCGACGACCACCCCGCCCTCCGCGACCAGGTGCGGGCGGTGGCGACCACGCCGCTCACGTCGAAGCAGCTGCAGGCCGCGCTGGGCTGGTCGTCGGCGCTGGTGCGGGGCGTCGTGCAGATCGCCTCCATGGAGGGCACGGTCGTGCGGGTGGGCGGCTCGGGGCTGCGGTCGAACGCCATCGGCTGGGTGTCGACCGACGCCTGGCTCGGTCGCCCTATCGACGCCGTCGACCCCGACGACGCCCGGGCCTGGCTGGCCGGCGAGTACCTGCGGGCGTTCGGCCCCGCCCGGGCGGAGGACTTCGCCTGGTGGACGTCGTCGACGAAGCCGCGGGCCGCGGCCGCCCTCGCCAGGGTCGCCACCGTCGAGGTGGCACCGGGCCTGCTGCTGCGGGCCGACGACGAGGCCGCGTTCGCCGCCGTCGAGCCGCTGCCGCCCGACCACGTCGACCTCCTGCCGGTGTGGGACGCCTACACGATGGGCTACCCGTCGACCGGCCGGAGCCGGTTCGGCCCGCCCGAGGTGCTCGACCGCCTCTACGACGACGCCGGCAACGGCCTGGGCGTGGTGCTCGCCGGGGGCGGGGCGGTCGGGTCGTGGAACAGCCGCTTCGTCGGTCGCACGATGCAGGTGGACATGGAGGAGCTGGCGCCGTGGACCCCCGCGGTGCGCACCCGGGTGGACGGGCGCCTCGCCGCGCTGGCCGAGCTGCTCGGCGCCGCCGACCTCGAGGTCGTCCCGGTCGCCGGCGGCACCCGGAAGCCCGTCGGCGGCAAGGGCAACCGCCGCTCCTACGTCACCGACTGA
- a CDS encoding proline dehydrogenase family protein translates to MSAGLDKATTTLAREIAALGDGTRSGAFHMSWWSERMMEWAMARPAFKTQLFRFVDVFPALTDRADVARHIEEYLDGDDVPAALRAGIHAADRVPLGHHVEARVAQRNIERMARQFIVGDGPAAAVSGLQRLWEEGSAFTVDLLGEKTIVASEADRYAARVVELLSTLAAASATWPSHPVLEADDLGPLPRVNVSIKPTALSPHLAPLTASVGLAEAKERLRPILRLAQSLGAFVYFDMEHYDVKALTLTLFRELLSEDEFASVDTGVVVQAYLRDSYDDLFELVTWSGRRVAAGGRPIGVRLVKGAYWDAETVHARAEGWPVPTFERKVESDANYERCTRLLLDHHGSVRAAFASHNLRSLAHAITYARRQGIPDGGYEIQMLYGMAEPMHAAIRRLGLRLRVYAPVGELVPGMAYLVRRLLENTSNDSFVRHRFAEGRELTQLLNPPEVKDLPLPTEVVRRAATVPTNPGPYAPEPVAEWRRTSVRTEFAAAVERVARGGSGLGLGAEVTALLDGEEVRTGRTIPSVDPSQPSLVVATSTSCGAAEASAAVDAASRVAESWRRTPVVERAAVLFRAAEWLRARRPDLAVLQCFEAGKPWDQADADVCEAIDFCEYYGREVLRLDSLSARLVQSPPGETNRLTYQGKGVVVVIAPWNFPLAIPTGMTTAALVAGNPVILKPAEQTPLIARCLVDALIAGGAPRGVVQFLPGPGEDVGAALVGHPDVAMIAFTGSKAVGLAINQQAAEVREGQRHVKRVVAEMGGKNPLIVDADADLDQAVPAIATSAFGFAGQKCSAASRLIVLDAVYDQVVDRLVGCTQELVVGHPRRPEVQVGPVIDAESHERLSGWVARASAAGQVRFRRDDVPPDGWFVGPTIVEVADPQAPIARQELFGPVLTVLRARDLDEAFALANDTDYALTAGIFSRSPGAIRRAAADLRAGNVYVNRAITGAVVGRQPFGGYGMSGVGSKAGGPDYLLQFSDPRVVTENTLRQGFAPD, encoded by the coding sequence ATGAGCGCCGGCCTCGACAAGGCCACCACCACGTTGGCGAGGGAGATCGCCGCGCTCGGGGACGGGACCCGTTCGGGGGCGTTCCACATGTCGTGGTGGAGCGAGCGGATGATGGAGTGGGCGATGGCCCGCCCGGCCTTCAAGACCCAGCTGTTCCGCTTCGTCGACGTGTTCCCGGCGCTCACCGACCGGGCCGACGTCGCCCGCCACATCGAGGAGTACCTCGACGGCGACGACGTGCCCGCGGCGCTGCGGGCCGGCATCCACGCCGCCGACCGGGTACCGCTGGGCCACCACGTCGAGGCCCGGGTGGCGCAGCGCAACATCGAGCGGATGGCGCGGCAGTTCATCGTGGGCGACGGGCCCGCCGCCGCGGTGTCGGGCCTCCAGCGGCTGTGGGAGGAGGGCAGCGCCTTCACCGTCGACCTCCTGGGCGAGAAGACGATCGTCGCCTCGGAGGCCGACCGCTACGCGGCCCGGGTGGTGGAGCTGCTGTCGACGCTGGCGGCGGCGTCGGCGACCTGGCCGTCGCACCCGGTGCTCGAGGCCGACGACCTGGGCCCGCTGCCCCGGGTGAACGTGAGCATCAAGCCGACGGCGCTGTCGCCCCACCTGGCCCCGCTCACGGCTTCGGTCGGGCTGGCCGAGGCGAAGGAGCGCCTGCGGCCGATCCTGCGGCTGGCGCAGTCGCTGGGCGCATTCGTCTACTTCGACATGGAGCACTACGACGTCAAGGCGTTGACGTTGACGTTGTTCCGGGAGCTGCTGTCGGAGGACGAGTTCGCCTCCGTCGACACCGGTGTGGTGGTGCAGGCCTACCTGCGCGACTCCTACGACGACCTCTTCGAGCTGGTCACGTGGTCGGGCCGGCGGGTGGCGGCCGGGGGTCGACCGATCGGCGTCCGGTTGGTGAAGGGCGCCTACTGGGACGCCGAGACCGTCCACGCCCGGGCCGAGGGTTGGCCGGTGCCGACCTTCGAGCGCAAGGTCGAGTCCGACGCCAACTACGAGCGCTGCACCCGCCTCCTGCTCGACCACCACGGGTCGGTGCGGGCCGCGTTCGCCTCGCACAACCTCCGCTCGCTGGCCCACGCCATCACCTACGCCCGGCGCCAGGGCATCCCCGACGGCGGCTACGAGATCCAGATGCTCTACGGGATGGCCGAGCCGATGCACGCCGCCATCCGCCGCCTGGGCCTGCGGCTGCGGGTGTACGCCCCGGTGGGCGAGCTGGTGCCGGGCATGGCCTACCTGGTGCGGCGGCTGCTGGAGAACACGTCGAACGACTCCTTCGTGCGGCACCGCTTCGCCGAGGGCCGGGAGCTCACCCAGCTGCTGAACCCGCCGGAGGTGAAGGACCTGCCGCTGCCCACCGAGGTGGTGCGGCGGGCGGCGACCGTCCCGACCAACCCCGGTCCCTACGCCCCGGAGCCGGTGGCCGAGTGGCGGCGGACGTCGGTGCGGACCGAGTTCGCCGCGGCCGTCGAGCGGGTGGCGCGGGGTGGGAGTGGGCTCGGGCTCGGCGCCGAGGTGACGGCCCTGCTCGACGGCGAGGAGGTGCGGACGGGGCGGACCATCCCGTCGGTCGACCCGTCGCAGCCGTCGCTGGTGGTGGCCACGTCGACGTCGTGTGGCGCGGCCGAGGCGTCGGCGGCGGTGGACGCGGCGTCGCGGGTGGCCGAGTCGTGGCGGCGGACCCCGGTGGTCGAGCGGGCGGCGGTGCTGTTCCGGGCCGCCGAGTGGCTGCGGGCGCGGCGGCCCGACCTGGCAGTGCTCCAGTGCTTCGAGGCCGGCAAGCCGTGGGACCAGGCCGACGCCGACGTGTGCGAGGCCATCGACTTCTGCGAGTACTACGGGCGGGAGGTGCTGCGGCTCGACTCGCTGTCGGCGCGGCTGGTGCAGTCGCCGCCGGGGGAGACCAACCGGCTGACGTACCAGGGCAAGGGCGTGGTGGTGGTGATCGCCCCGTGGAACTTCCCGCTGGCGATCCCGACCGGCATGACCACCGCGGCGCTGGTGGCCGGCAACCCGGTGATCCTCAAGCCCGCCGAGCAGACGCCGCTGATCGCCCGCTGCCTGGTGGACGCGCTGATCGCGGGGGGCGCGCCCCGGGGTGTCGTCCAGTTCCTGCCGGGCCCGGGCGAGGACGTGGGCGCCGCGCTGGTCGGCCATCCCGACGTGGCGATGATCGCCTTCACCGGCTCCAAGGCCGTGGGGCTGGCCATCAACCAGCAGGCTGCGGAGGTGCGGGAGGGGCAGCGGCACGTCAAGCGGGTCGTCGCCGAGATGGGCGGCAAGAACCCGCTGATCGTCGACGCCGACGCCGACCTCGACCAGGCGGTGCCGGCCATCGCCACCTCGGCGTTCGGCTTCGCCGGGCAGAAGTGCTCGGCGGCCAGCCGGCTGATCGTGCTCGACGCCGTGTACGACCAGGTGGTCGACCGTCTGGTCGGCTGCACGCAGGAGCTGGTGGTGGGCCATCCCCGGCGGCCGGAGGTGCAGGTGGGGCCGGTGATCGACGCCGAGTCGCACGAGCGGCTGTCGGGCTGGGTGGCCCGGGCGTCGGCGGCGGGCCAGGTGCGGTTCCGGCGGGACGACGTGCCGCCCGACGGGTGGTTCGTCGGCCCGACGATCGTCGAGGTGGCCGACCCGCAGGCGCCGATCGCCCGGCAGGAGCTGTTCGGACCGGTGCTCACCGTGCTGCGGGCCCGCGACCTCGACGAGGCCTTCGCCCTGGCGAACGACACCGACTACGCCCTCACGGCCGGGATCTTCTCCCGCTCACCCGGGGCGATCCGCCGGGCCGCCGCCGACCTGCGGGCCGGCAACGTCTACGTCAACCGGGCGATCACCGGGGCAGTCGTCGGGCGCCAGCCGTTCGGCGGCTACGGCATGTCCGGCGTCGGCTCCAAGGCCGGCGGCCCCGACTACCTGCTCCAGTTCTCGGACCCCCGGGTGGTCACCGAGAACACCCTCCGCCAGGGCTTCGCTCCGGACTGA
- a CDS encoding response regulator transcription factor, with the protein MRVLVVEDDEQLADVIARGLRRDAFAVDVVTDGAVALEKAQEVTYDVIVLDRDIPTVHGDVVCRRLVADRSVARILMLTAAAAVEDRVEGLLLGADDYLTKPFAMAELVARLRALGRRALRPRPPKLTWGDLWLDPGSRQAARGDVPLQLTNREFAVLEELLWEPGQVVSAEDLMERVWDDRLDPFSNAVRVTMLTLRRKLGDPPVIATVVGRGYRLE; encoded by the coding sequence GTGCGTGTGCTGGTAGTAGAGGACGACGAGCAGCTGGCCGACGTGATCGCCCGCGGCCTGCGCCGCGACGCCTTCGCGGTCGACGTCGTCACCGACGGTGCGGTGGCGCTCGAGAAGGCGCAGGAGGTCACCTACGACGTGATCGTCCTCGACCGCGACATCCCCACCGTCCACGGCGACGTGGTGTGCCGCCGCCTGGTGGCCGACCGTTCCGTGGCCCGGATCCTCATGCTGACCGCCGCCGCGGCGGTGGAGGACCGGGTGGAGGGCCTGCTGCTCGGCGCCGACGACTACCTCACCAAGCCGTTCGCCATGGCCGAGCTGGTGGCCCGGCTGCGGGCGCTGGGCCGCCGGGCGCTGCGGCCCCGACCGCCGAAGCTGACGTGGGGCGACCTGTGGCTCGACCCCGGCAGCCGCCAGGCCGCCCGCGGCGACGTGCCGCTGCAGCTCACCAACCGCGAGTTCGCGGTGCTGGAGGAGCTGCTGTGGGAGCCCGGCCAGGTGGTCAGCGCCGAGGACCTGATGGAGCGGGTGTGGGACGACCGCCTCGACCCGTTCAGCAACGCCGTCCGCGTGACGATGCTGACGCTGCGGCGCAAGCTCGGCGACCCGCCGGTCATCGCGACCGTCGTCGGGCGCGGCTACCGATTGGAGTGA
- the hppD gene encoding 4-hydroxyphenylpyruvate dioxygenase, translated as MVATQHETAAPVPAPPELGGIDHMEWWVGNARAFAGFLVSAFGFEPVGYAGPETGRADRVSHLLRQGRVHFLVTGALGPESPIAEHVRQHGDGVRDVAFVVADAGAAYEAALRRGARSERPPAVDEDADGVIHHAAIRTYGETVHTFLDRSAFHGVFAPQFVASPLEPGVGPAVGLERVDHVVGNVERGKLDEWVGYYERVLGFEQLTHFSDDQISTEYSALMSTVVWDHDKVVLPINEPADGRRKSQIEEYLDYYRSPGVQHVALRTPDIVQAVRSLRARGVRFLQVPPEYYDEARARMAEVELPWSALAELGILVDRDQDGYLLQIFTETVCDRPTVFFEIIQREGAKGFGEGNFKALFQAIERAQEARGNL; from the coding sequence ATGGTGGCCACCCAACACGAAACCGCCGCGCCGGTGCCGGCCCCGCCCGAACTGGGCGGGATCGACCACATGGAGTGGTGGGTCGGGAACGCCCGGGCGTTCGCCGGCTTCCTGGTGTCGGCGTTCGGGTTCGAACCCGTCGGCTACGCCGGGCCCGAGACCGGGAGAGCGGACCGGGTGTCGCACCTGCTGCGGCAGGGGCGCGTCCACTTCCTGGTCACGGGAGCGCTCGGGCCCGAGTCGCCGATCGCCGAGCACGTCCGCCAGCACGGCGACGGCGTGCGCGACGTGGCGTTCGTCGTGGCGGACGCCGGCGCCGCCTACGAGGCCGCGCTGCGCCGGGGCGCCCGGTCGGAGCGACCGCCGGCGGTCGACGAGGACGCGGACGGTGTCATCCACCACGCCGCCATCCGGACGTACGGCGAGACGGTCCACACGTTCCTCGACCGCTCGGCGTTCCACGGTGTGTTCGCACCGCAGTTCGTCGCCTCGCCGCTGGAGCCGGGGGTCGGCCCGGCCGTGGGGCTCGAGCGGGTCGACCACGTGGTCGGCAACGTCGAGCGGGGGAAGCTCGACGAGTGGGTCGGGTACTACGAACGGGTGCTCGGCTTCGAGCAGCTGACCCACTTCAGCGACGACCAGATCTCCACGGAGTACTCGGCGCTGATGTCGACGGTGGTGTGGGACCACGACAAGGTGGTGCTGCCCATCAACGAGCCCGCCGACGGGCGCCGCAAGTCGCAGATCGAGGAGTACCTCGACTACTACCGGTCGCCCGGGGTGCAGCACGTGGCGCTGCGGACGCCCGACATCGTGCAGGCGGTGCGCTCCCTGCGGGCGCGGGGCGTGCGCTTCCTGCAGGTGCCGCCGGAGTACTACGACGAGGCCCGGGCCCGGATGGCGGAGGTGGAGCTCCCGTGGTCGGCGCTGGCGGAGCTGGGCATCCTCGTCGACCGCGACCAGGACGGCTACCTGCTGCAGATATTTACCGAGACCGTCTGCGACCGCCCGACGGTCTTCTTCGAGATCATCCAACGCGAGGGCGCCAAGGGCTTCGGCGAGGGCAACTTCAAGGCCCTCTTCCAAGCCATCGAACGAGCCCAGGAGGCCCGCGGCAACCTCTAG
- a CDS encoding amidase: MTDTVPSVETDAPVDQPPPQDTVVGRRWLLERAAWISTAASAGTLLAPRPVSAADRTAASYRQPAADTVRQEALDDPTELTIAEALAAFERRRLTPTDLMEAYLDRLDRFESIYLAFNDRPSRESLLAAAGALGRRPGRGALLWGTAMAPKDNYYTADLLTTGNSPIFADFQPAYDSTCVARLRAADGLVIGKAQMGPLASGRALLPGTNIPTTRNAWSPDDIRLSPSGSSGGTATAVAARLATSGIGTQTGGSITSPGLAQGLTAFKPTFGRTSLYGVIPLTYTRDHTGPLARDAKDAAIMLQALAGADPHDPRTVGLPPVPDYVTAATPVTRRRRLELRWRTKVGVLPGWSTPSDPEQAALRAALVDELASIPGCSVADVTLPDDWEVLQLLSSTTGEGTNAFLPYLREDVAQFATRLTGFLGGTLRSATTYLKAMQIRYVAFKRAQEQLFTQCDLVLVPNVGDFDSIGHPVCSFPIGFGTDATTGLTVPRGAVLGGPPFAEQRILSVIATYQALTDWHQRRPPDPTVTAAAGAPARTLAAPFTVDADAQPPDES; this comes from the coding sequence ATGACCGACACCGTCCCCAGCGTCGAGACCGATGCCCCCGTCGACCAGCCGCCGCCGCAGGACACCGTCGTCGGCCGGCGCTGGCTGCTCGAGCGGGCGGCGTGGATCAGCACGGCCGCGTCGGCCGGCACCCTGCTGGCGCCGCGCCCCGTGTCCGCCGCCGACCGGACCGCGGCGAGCTACCGGCAGCCGGCCGCCGACACCGTCCGCCAGGAGGCCCTCGACGATCCCACCGAGCTCACCATCGCCGAGGCGCTCGCCGCCTTCGAGCGCCGGCGGCTCACGCCCACCGACCTGATGGAGGCCTACCTCGACCGGCTCGACCGCTTCGAGTCGATCTACCTGGCCTTCAACGACCGGCCGTCGCGGGAGTCGCTGCTCGCCGCGGCCGGCGCCCTCGGACGACGACCCGGCCGGGGCGCCCTGCTGTGGGGCACGGCCATGGCTCCGAAGGACAACTACTACACCGCCGACCTGCTCACGACCGGCAACAGCCCGATCTTCGCCGACTTCCAGCCCGCCTACGACTCGACGTGCGTGGCCCGGCTGCGGGCCGCGGACGGCCTGGTGATCGGCAAGGCGCAGATGGGGCCGCTGGCGTCGGGTCGTGCCCTGCTGCCCGGCACCAACATCCCCACCACCCGCAACGCCTGGAGCCCCGACGACATCCGGTTGAGCCCGAGCGGCTCGTCGGGTGGCACGGCCACGGCGGTCGCCGCCCGGCTGGCGACGTCGGGGATCGGCACGCAGACCGGCGGCTCGATCACCAGCCCCGGCCTGGCCCAGGGCCTCACCGCCTTCAAGCCGACGTTCGGCCGGACGTCGCTCTACGGCGTCATCCCGCTCACCTACACCCGTGACCACACGGGGCCGCTGGCTCGTGACGCCAAGGACGCGGCCATCATGCTGCAGGCGCTGGCGGGCGCCGACCCTCATGACCCCCGTACCGTCGGGCTGCCGCCGGTGCCCGACTACGTGACCGCGGCGACACCGGTCACCCGGCGCCGTCGACTCGAGCTGCGTTGGCGCACGAAGGTCGGGGTCCTGCCGGGGTGGTCGACGCCCTCGGACCCGGAGCAGGCCGCGCTGCGGGCCGCCCTGGTCGACGAGCTGGCGTCGATCCCGGGCTGCTCGGTGGCGGACGTGACGCTGCCGGACGACTGGGAGGTCCTGCAGCTCCTGTCGTCGACCACGGGCGAGGGCACCAACGCCTTCCTGCCCTACCTGCGGGAGGATGTGGCGCAGTTCGCCACCCGGCTCACCGGCTTCCTCGGCGGCACCCTGCGCAGCGCCACCACCTACCTGAAGGCGATGCAGATCCGCTACGTGGCGTTCAAGCGGGCGCAGGAGCAGCTGTTCACGCAGTGCGACCTGGTGCTGGTGCCCAACGTCGGCGACTTCGACTCGATCGGGCACCCGGTGTGCTCCTTCCCGATCGGCTTCGGCACCGACGCGACCACCGGGCTCACCGTGCCCCGGGGCGCGGTGCTGGGCGGGCCGCCGTTCGCGGAGCAGCGGATCCTGTCGGTGATCGCCACCTACCAGGCGCTCACCGATTGGCACCAGCGCCGTCCTCCCGACCCGACGGTCACGGCCGCGGCCGGGGCGCCGGCCCGCACCCTGGCCGCTCCGTTCACCGTCGACGCCGACGCGCAGCCACCCGACGAGTCGTGA
- a CDS encoding peroxiredoxin, whose product MSIKVGDRIPDVKLTTMTPDGPQPVQSGEVLGKGKVVLFAVPGAFTPTCSEKHLPGFLVRADDIKAKGVDSIACIAVNDAFVMGAWGDSQDTDGQLTFLADGNGDFTAEMGLEMDGSGFGLGSRSQRYAAIIDDGVVTELLVEPAPGLAVSSAESVLSKL is encoded by the coding sequence ATGTCCATCAAGGTCGGAGACCGCATCCCCGACGTGAAGCTCACGACGATGACGCCCGACGGACCGCAGCCGGTCCAGAGCGGCGAGGTGCTCGGCAAGGGCAAGGTCGTGCTCTTCGCCGTGCCCGGCGCGTTCACCCCCACCTGCTCCGAGAAGCACCTCCCCGGCTTCCTGGTGCGGGCCGACGACATCAAGGCCAAGGGCGTCGACTCCATCGCCTGCATCGCCGTCAACGACGCCTTCGTGATGGGCGCCTGGGGCGACTCGCAGGACACCGACGGCCAGCTCACGTTCCTGGCCGACGGCAACGGCGACTTCACCGCCGAGATGGGCCTGGAGATGGACGGCAGCGGCTTCGGCCTCGGCTCCCGCTCGCAGCGCTACGCCGCGATCATCGACGACGGCGTGGTCACCGAGCTGCTGGTGGAGCCGGCACCCGGCCTCGCGGTCAGCTCGGCCGAGTCGGTCCTCTCGAAGCTCTAG
- a CDS encoding cold-shock protein — protein sequence MAIGTVKFFNAEKGYGFISRDDGDDVFVHFSNITGSGYRTLEAGQQVEFEVGPGRKGDEAQNVRVI from the coding sequence ATGGCAATCGGAACCGTCAAGTTCTTCAACGCCGAGAAGGGCTACGGCTTCATCTCACGTGACGACGGTGACGACGTGTTCGTCCACTTTTCCAACATCACGGGCAGCGGCTACCGCACCCTCGAGGCCGGCCAGCAGGTCGAGTTCGAGGTCGGCCCCGGCCGTAAGGGCGACGAGGCCCAGAACGTCCGTGTGATCTGA
- a CDS encoding histidine kinase dimerization/phospho-acceptor domain-containing protein: MKIRLRIALLLAASFLTAGAVTLAIGAVTYQRAVYRSPGEITDELLVELGVSRELATEYIRAHPETVVSPPAGEGPERRLDSAINKAFQRVQRRSADAAADRARLWSMAALAGMAAVAALAGWMIAGRAMRPLRTMTARARAASGTDLSGRVGLEGPHDEIRELGDTFDAMLDRLERAFLAQRRFSTQVSHEIRTPLSIISSETDLLLRDAPSTQERDALQQIRVATQRAERIVGALLVLARSGSGDLQSDDLRLDLVAGDVLGDVVNGPEWRVVRVDLHLDAAPVRGDRALLERLVANLLSNAVRHNRGEGGWVEMRTRALGDWSILEIENSVPVADEDRPEAATSGVPSNGVGLTVVDSVLAAHGGDLAWDRTVPGVVTVTVRLPAAPLPEPVG, translated from the coding sequence ATGAAGATCCGGCTGAGGATCGCTCTCCTGCTGGCGGCCAGCTTCCTCACCGCCGGCGCGGTGACCCTGGCGATCGGTGCGGTCACCTACCAGCGGGCGGTGTACCGCAGCCCCGGTGAGATCACCGACGAGCTGCTGGTGGAGCTGGGGGTCAGCCGGGAGCTCGCCACCGAGTACATCCGGGCGCACCCCGAGACGGTGGTGTCGCCGCCCGCCGGCGAAGGGCCCGAGCGCCGGCTCGACAGCGCCATCAACAAGGCGTTCCAGCGGGTGCAGCGTCGTTCGGCCGACGCCGCCGCCGACCGCGCCCGGCTGTGGAGCATGGCCGCCCTGGCGGGGATGGCGGCGGTGGCGGCGCTGGCCGGCTGGATGATCGCCGGCCGGGCGATGCGGCCGCTGCGGACGATGACGGCCCGCGCCCGGGCGGCGTCGGGCACCGACCTGAGCGGCCGGGTGGGCCTCGAAGGGCCGCACGACGAGATCCGCGAGCTGGGCGACACGTTCGACGCCATGCTCGACCGGCTGGAGCGGGCGTTCCTGGCGCAGCGGCGCTTCTCGACGCAGGTGTCCCACGAGATCCGCACGCCGCTGTCGATCATCTCCAGCGAGACCGACCTGCTGCTGCGGGACGCGCCGTCGACGCAGGAGCGCGACGCCCTGCAGCAGATCCGCGTCGCCACCCAGCGGGCGGAGCGGATCGTGGGGGCGCTGCTGGTGCTGGCCCGCAGCGGCAGCGGCGACCTCCAGTCCGACGACCTGCGGCTCGACCTGGTGGCCGGCGACGTGCTGGGCGACGTCGTCAACGGCCCGGAGTGGCGCGTGGTGCGCGTCGACCTGCACCTCGACGCGGCGCCGGTGCGGGGCGACCGGGCGCTGCTGGAGCGGCTCGTCGCCAACCTGCTGTCCAACGCGGTGCGCCACAACCGCGGCGAGGGCGGCTGGGTGGAGATGCGCACCCGGGCCCTCGGCGACTGGTCGATCCTGGAGATCGAGAACTCGGTCCCCGTGGCCGACGAGGACAGGCCGGAGGCCGCGACGAGCGGCGTGCCGAGCAACGGCGTGGGCCTCACCGTGGTCGACTCGGTCCTGGCCGCCCACGGTGGCGATCTGGCCTGGGACCGGACCGTTCCGGGCGTGGTCACGGTCACCGTACGGCTGCCCGCCGCACCTCTTCCGGAACCGGTCGGGTGA
- a CDS encoding Lrp/AsnC family transcriptional regulator: MLDTLLMMPMGIDELDARLIRALCDTPRAGVMELARQLSVARGTVQARLDKLQQRGIISGFDPDLDIRRMGYEVLAFVSLEIAQGRLDDVCEHLREIPEVLEIHSVTGPGDLHCRVVARTNDHLQSVIGRILEVKGIGRSTTQIAMTEQLRLRVLPLVELAITDGAG; encoded by the coding sequence ATGCTAGACACCTTGCTCATGATGCCCATGGGGATCGATGAGCTGGACGCTCGCCTGATACGGGCTCTGTGCGACACGCCACGGGCGGGGGTCATGGAGCTGGCACGTCAGCTCAGCGTGGCGCGGGGCACGGTACAGGCACGCCTCGACAAGCTCCAACAGCGCGGCATCATCAGCGGTTTCGACCCTGACCTGGACATTCGTCGCATGGGCTACGAGGTGCTGGCCTTCGTGAGCCTGGAGATCGCCCAGGGTCGGCTCGACGACGTGTGCGAGCACCTGCGCGAGATCCCCGAGGTGCTGGAGATCCACTCGGTCACCGGGCCGGGCGACCTGCACTGCCGGGTGGTGGCCCGCACCAACGACCACCTGCAGTCGGTGATCGGGCGGATCCTCGAGGTGAAGGGCATCGGCCGCAGCACCACCCAGATCGCCATGACCGAGCAGCTGCGCCTGCGGGTGCTCCCCCTCGTGGAGCTGGCGATCACCGACGGCGCCGGCTGA
- a CDS encoding GDSL-type esterase/lipase family protein has protein sequence MAVAMLGLCGAAYALQSEATVAPPSTPTAVDPALASVPANDRGDQLVVLFGDSLTELAVADVRTRFVADPELRLSAHYYGGTELDTEAWTELYPHVGAGSVVLLFLGINDVFDGTPAEAERDAATAIDAASAAGARRVVVGTVNTDGRSPQLGDDWAARTRELNRWLREADADELRFPTLEVAPWDLVSSGHPEWLNPDGIHLTVAGAAAYAEMIHDAAQEPG, from the coding sequence GTGGCGGTCGCCATGCTCGGGCTCTGCGGAGCCGCGTACGCGCTGCAGAGCGAAGCGACCGTCGCGCCACCCTCGACGCCGACCGCCGTCGACCCGGCGCTCGCGTCCGTGCCCGCCAACGACCGGGGCGACCAGCTCGTGGTGCTGTTCGGTGACAGCCTCACCGAGCTGGCGGTCGCCGACGTGCGCACCCGGTTCGTCGCCGACCCCGAACTGCGGCTCTCGGCCCACTACTACGGCGGCACCGAGCTCGACACCGAGGCCTGGACGGAGCTGTACCCCCACGTCGGCGCGGGGTCGGTGGTGCTGCTGTTCCTGGGCATCAACGACGTGTTCGACGGCACCCCGGCCGAGGCCGAGCGCGACGCGGCCACCGCCATCGACGCGGCCAGTGCTGCCGGCGCCCGGCGCGTGGTGGTCGGCACCGTCAACACCGACGGGCGATCGCCGCAGCTGGGCGACGACTGGGCGGCGCGGACCCGGGAGCTGAACCGGTGGCTGCGGGAGGCCGACGCCGACGAGCTCCGCTTCCCGACGCTCGAGGTGGCGCCGTGGGACCTGGTGAGCTCCGGCCACCCCGAGTGGCTCAATCCCGACGGCATCCACCTCACCGTCGCCGGCGCCGCCGCCTACGCCGAGATGATCCACGACGCCGCCCAGGAGCCCGGCTAA